From one Candidatus Limnocylindrales bacterium genomic stretch:
- a CDS encoding response regulator, whose product MASGALRILLVEDDEDDYVLTRELLAEAQGEGFDLVWAPTYADAVREIRRGRFDVFLVDYRLGERTGLDLLRNELQEGRLAPVFILTGHGTHEVDVEAMKLGAAGYLIKGELRARELERTIRYAIERRGPADPVSHVTAKRGRVVAFFGAKGGVGTTTVAANVAAALANRGLPVTTIEMRGNYGVLSRLLNVNAISDIGRLLAARSADGIGTDTIDEHVSRHMSGLRLLAAPQTLLSYCDLRGDQAAAIVNAASLNSDLVLLDLPSETSEANREALRQADLIALVIDRSDPSSIAAAKIMIEVLKFWRVKATVGSVIVSRVQVPEAVSAADVNTHLELKKYGIVPPAPDLFYRAAVNRQPLVLARPDHAVARALDELALCMLLIR is encoded by the coding sequence ATGGCTTCTGGCGCCCTACGCATCCTGCTCGTCGAGGACGACGAGGACGATTATGTCCTGACGCGCGAGCTTCTCGCCGAGGCGCAAGGGGAAGGCTTCGACCTGGTCTGGGCTCCCACTTATGCCGATGCCGTTCGCGAGATCCGCCGCGGCCGCTTCGACGTCTTTCTGGTCGACTACAGGCTCGGCGAGCGCACCGGCCTGGACCTGCTGCGCAACGAGCTGCAGGAAGGGCGGCTCGCCCCGGTCTTCATCCTGACCGGACACGGCACGCACGAAGTCGACGTGGAGGCGATGAAGCTCGGTGCGGCCGGATACCTGATCAAGGGCGAGCTGCGGGCGCGCGAACTGGAACGCACGATCCGCTACGCCATCGAGCGACGCGGGCCTGCCGACCCCGTAAGCCACGTGACAGCCAAGCGTGGCCGCGTCGTCGCCTTCTTCGGCGCCAAGGGCGGGGTGGGAACGACGACGGTGGCTGCCAACGTGGCTGCCGCCCTGGCCAACCGCGGCCTGCCGGTGACCACCATCGAGATGCGCGGCAACTACGGCGTGCTGTCGCGTCTCCTCAACGTCAACGCCATCAGCGACATCGGCCGCCTGCTCGCCGCGCGCAGCGCCGACGGCATCGGCACCGACACCATCGACGAGCACGTCAGCCGGCACATGAGCGGCCTTCGGCTCCTGGCTGCACCGCAGACGCTGCTGAGCTACTGCGACCTGCGCGGAGACCAGGCCGCGGCGATCGTCAACGCGGCTTCGCTGAACTCGGACCTGGTGCTGCTCGACCTGCCCAGCGAGACCAGCGAGGCCAATCGAGAGGCGCTGCGCCAGGCGGACCTGATCGCGCTGGTCATCGACCGATCGGACCCGTCCTCGATCGCGGCAGCGAAGATCATGATCGAAGTGCTGAAGTTCTGGCGCGTCAAGGCCACCGTCGGCAGCGTGATCGTTTCGCGCGTGCAGGTGCCCGAGGCGGTGTCGGCCGCCGACGTCAATACCCACCTCGAGCTCAAGAAGTACGGCATCGTGCCGCCGGCGCCCGACCTGTTCTACCGCGCCGCGGTCAATCGCCAGCCTCTCGTCCTGGCACGCCCGGACCATGCGGTCGCGCGCGCGCTCGACGAGCTGGCGCTGTGCATGCTGCTGATCCGCTGA
- a CDS encoding thioredoxin family protein: MPILRQLRSVVAATAILVALLATTAMAGGDWNDAGIAWKPFEQGLAEAKSAGKPVMLVFYTEWCPHCTNYSRLFHDPKLVELSKKFVMIRIDKDKDPALSGRYAPDGEYIPRTFFLRPDGTLLTEVTEQRDQYKYFYNESDSGSVMRSMNAVLAMPAQS; the protein is encoded by the coding sequence ATGCCGATCCTTCGCCAACTTCGCAGCGTCGTCGCCGCCACCGCCATCCTCGTCGCTCTCCTCGCCACGACCGCGATGGCTGGCGGCGATTGGAACGACGCAGGCATCGCCTGGAAGCCGTTTGAGCAGGGCCTGGCCGAGGCGAAGAGCGCCGGCAAGCCGGTGATGCTCGTGTTCTACACCGAGTGGTGCCCGCACTGCACCAACTACTCCAGGCTGTTTCACGACCCGAAGCTCGTCGAGCTCTCGAAGAAGTTCGTGATGATTCGCATCGACAAGGACAAGGACCCGGCGTTGAGCGGCAGGTACGCGCCCGACGGAGAGTACATCCCGCGTACGTTCTTCCTCCGGCCCGACGGCACCCTGCTGACGGAGGTCACCGAGCAGCGCGACCAATACAAGTACTTTTACAACGAAAGCGACTCCGGCTCCGTCATGCGTTCGATGAACGCGGTGCTGGCGATGCCCGCCCAGAGCTGA
- a CDS encoding DEAD/DEAH box helicase, giving the protein MTTTSFQELGVAEPLRRALIERSYTSPTPIQAQAIPPVLAGRDILGIAQTGTGKTAAFSLPLLQRLAEGGGQRPRPGAPLALILAPTRELAGQIADSIRDYGRHLGLRHTVIFGGVGQGSQVRALERGVHVLVATPGRLLDLIEQRYVRLSDVRILVLDEADRMFDMGFLRDLRKIVRLVPPQRQSLLFSATMPADIARLAEEVLRDPMRIEISPSNPTVDRVEQRVHFVDAARKRALLANLLEDPSLERVIVFTRTKHGANRVAEQLDRSGVRAEAIHGNKSQNARQRALDCFRKGQARVLVATDVAARGIDVVGVTHVINYEIPNEAESYVHRIGRTARAGAEGVAVSFCDPSERGYLRSIERMTGCALAVAETRMEALPVDPARGRREQPRHVKSFAPRGHSGPSRGAPRRSGRPV; this is encoded by the coding sequence GTGACCACCACTTCGTTCCAGGAACTCGGCGTGGCCGAGCCTCTTCGCCGCGCCCTCATCGAGCGCAGCTACACCTCGCCGACGCCGATCCAGGCCCAGGCCATTCCGCCGGTCCTTGCCGGCCGCGACATTCTCGGCATCGCCCAGACCGGCACCGGCAAGACCGCCGCCTTCTCCCTGCCGCTCCTTCAGCGGCTGGCCGAGGGTGGAGGGCAGCGGCCGCGCCCGGGCGCTCCACTGGCGCTGATCCTCGCTCCCACGCGCGAGCTGGCCGGTCAGATCGCCGACTCCATCCGCGACTACGGTCGTCACCTGGGCCTGCGCCACACCGTCATCTTTGGCGGCGTGGGGCAAGGATCGCAGGTACGAGCGCTCGAACGCGGCGTGCACGTGCTCGTGGCAACGCCGGGCCGCCTGCTCGATCTCATCGAGCAGCGCTATGTACGCCTCAGCGACGTTCGCATCCTGGTTCTGGACGAAGCCGACCGCATGTTCGACATGGGATTCCTGCGCGACCTTCGCAAGATCGTGCGACTGGTGCCGCCGCAGCGGCAGTCCTTGCTGTTCTCGGCCACGATGCCCGCCGACATCGCGCGCCTTGCCGAAGAGGTGCTGCGCGATCCGATGCGCATCGAGATCTCGCCGAGCAACCCGACCGTCGACCGCGTCGAGCAGCGCGTGCACTTCGTCGACGCGGCCCGCAAGCGCGCGCTGCTGGCGAACCTGCTCGAGGATCCTTCGCTGGAGCGCGTGATCGTGTTCACGCGCACCAAGCACGGCGCCAACCGCGTAGCTGAGCAGCTCGATCGAAGCGGCGTGCGGGCGGAAGCGATTCACGGCAACAAGTCGCAGAACGCGCGCCAGCGTGCGCTCGACTGCTTCCGCAAGGGACAGGCGCGCGTGCTCGTGGCCACGGACGTGGCGGCGCGCGGCATCGACGTGGTCGGAGTCACGCACGTCATCAACTACGAGATCCCGAACGAGGCCGAGAGCTACGTCCATCGCATCGGCCGCACGGCGCGTGCCGGCGCCGAGGGCGTTGCCGTGTCGTTCTGCGATCCGAGCGAGCGCGGCTATCTGCGCAGCATCGAGCGCATGACGGGATGCGCGCTGGCGGTGGCGGAAACGCGCATGGAAGCGCTGCCGGTCGATCCGGCGCGCGGACGGCGCGAGCAGCCGCGGCACGTCAAGTCGTTCGCGCCGCGCGGGCATTCGGGCCCGTCCCGCGGCGCCCCTCGCCGCTCCGGACGACCGGTCTAG